The following nucleotide sequence is from Flavimarina sp. Hel_I_48.
AAAAGTAAGCGCTACCTTCTAGAAGACCATCCTGAAAGGAATGCGAAGCGGTATTAGAAGAACTAAATTCAAAATCATCAGATATTTTTTGAGTAACATTCAATGCTCCTGAAATCCGTTCAAAATCTGCACCCACAACGGTAGCTTCCTGCTCATAAAAGCCCAAAGAGGAATAAAATGTATGATCCTCGCTTCCGCCATTTGCTGATATTGTATGTTCCTGAATCGTTGCATCCCTATTCGTTACAACATCCTTCCAGTTTGTACTTGGTCGTCCGGCAGCATTCCATGCTCCATATCCAGCACGGTCACCTAAGGTTTCCACAGCGTACGTTCTTGCTTCTGCCATAGAACTAAGCCCATAACTATTCATCAAACCTTCGTAATATAATGTCTCACGTTGGGATCCAGACAAAGGTTCTGGCCCATCTATCGCGTTATTGGTAAACCCGTAGTAAGAACTTACACTTATAGCAGTTTTCCCACTCCTACCTGATTTTGTTGTAATAACAATAACACCATTTGATCCCCTTGCACCATAAGCAGCAGTTGCAGACGCATCTTTAAGCACTGTCATACTCTCAATATCATTGGAGTTTAAACTTGCCAAAGGCGAAAGTGAAGATGTTGCGAGAGCATCACCTGCGCTATTCGTTGCAGAATTGGTATTTATAATAGGAACACCATCAATAACGTAAAGCGGCTCATTACCCGCTGTTATCGAACTCACACCTCGAATTCTAATGTTCTGTACGGCACCAGGAGTACCAGAGGAACTAGAAATTTGTAAACCCGCAACTTTACCCTGTAAAGCCTGATCTACAGAAGCCATTGGAGTTTGTTGAAGTTCATCAGAGTTAATTTGAACGGTAGATCCTGTAAGATCCTCGCGTCGCTTAGAAACATACCCCATGACGATGACTTCTTCAAGTTCTCCGGTCTCCACTTGTAAAGATGCATCATAGGTGTCTGAATCCCCTATTAAAATCTCTGTAGGCTTAAAACCTATATAACTCAATACCAAAGTGGAACCTCTTTCGGCAGATATGGAATAATTCCCATCAAAATCTGTTTGAGCACCTTTTGTAGTACCCCGTACCATAACACTTACACCCGGCAAGGGCATATTTTCATTATCTGTCACCGTACCGGTAATCGTTTTTTGTTGCGCAAAGGCAAACTGTGTCAATAGGAAGAACCCCATGACAAAATACCATGTAATTTTTGTTTTCATATGAAATTGTTTGAATTAGCCTATTGCAAACATGAAGTATTTATTTCTTGTTTACAACAATTACAATCACAAACAATAAATATTCAGAAATTAATATTCTATAAGCTTAAAATTTAAAAATCCTGATTTTATCAAAAGAAATCTAATGAAATCCGAAATCATATCTTAACATGGATTATTTTGAAATAAGTAATGCCGTATTTGTATAGATTAAAATCCATATTTAAAAGAACAGGTTTCAAAAAAAAACCACCGCAGTTGCGGTGGTTTTTAGATACTTCGATAAAAAAAACCTTAATTTTGACTTGTAATATTATTGTTATCCTGTATTTCTTGTTGAGGAATTTCAAAAGTCATACGTTCATCATCAAAAGAAATCGATTCTCCTACTAAGGATAAGTGATTAGCACCTCTTTCTACTGTACCTCGATTACGTTTTAAGGCCAGGTATGTTTTTCCTTCCCCCCAAAATTCTAAACGGGTCTGTTTATATATTTCATCTATCAGATTTTGTCCGCTCAAAGCATCAACAAATGATGGATCGTCAACTCTAGTAGAAACAAAATCTTTAAGTGCAGATTTTGCAGCACCTTCTTGACCTGATTGTGCTAAGGCTTCAATATTTAACAATACAATTTCCTCGTATCTCATATAAATATAGTCTGCTTTAACAATTTGAGAACTACCAAAGATAACCCTATCTGAATCATAGAATTTAAATAAAGGTTGTAAGTATCGCGGAGATTCTGAATCATCTAAAAATTGTTCTCTTCTAACATCATCCTCGGACATACTATTATAAAGATTTACATCCATAGCTTTATTATCACCAATAGCCGCGTACCCATAAGAATATGCATCAATCTGCCCCCACCAAGATACAAGAGATAAACCAATATCATTATTAAGATCCACACCCCACATCCAACCAGTGGCATTAACATCATTGAAACCACCTTTAATTCCATTTACTGTAGAAGTTGTATCCATAGGTGACGCAGTAGTATTTGCAAGAGCGTTTTCTGTTACTGTTACTACATCTTGCCATCTGTCTCTTCTAGAAGCGAGGACATAACCTAAAATGGTCTGCGCAATTGCCTTATCTACTTGTGTTTTTGACGGTCTAGCATATCCATCTAAAAATTCAATTGCTTTATTTAAATCATCTTCCATAAGTGCATACACTTCGGCAGTTGTTGATTTAGGATTACCAACAAAACCGGGCTCAGTATATATTGGTAGTGTTTCTGAATTAAAAGAAGCTTCTACATCATTTATCATGTATTGAGATAAATAAAAGTAAGAATGCGCACGCATGGCAAAGGCCTGTCCCAATGTATATTTGTTATCTTCTGACTCAGGAACAGCATCGTTACCTCCAAAACTATCAATTATCAAATTCGCTTGATTAATGATTCTATAATAGTAACGCCAAACTTGATAATTCTCATTTCGTGTAAAGTCTACTGGTGATTGATACTCTGTTATAGACGATCTATACCAGCCGTAACTACTAGTAGTCAAAGCCATATCACTAGCAAGCATATCTCCATAAATATCAAAACCTTTCTGTCCAAAATCAGTCTGAGAGGTTGTACCCCCAGTCCCTGTTGTAAACATGGTAGCGTAAATACCCGTTAGAGTACCTTCACCCAATTCAGGATTTAGTTCAATTGCATCAGCTAACTGTTCTGAATTAATAATTGATCCGGTCGGTTGTTCGTCTAAGAAGTCATCTTCGCAACCTATTAATGAAGCCAAGCATGCTACACCTATTATATTTCTAATATATTTTTTCATGATTATATCTTTTTTTAAAATTTAGCTCGTATTCCTACTGTAAACGTTGTTAACGGAGCATAAAGTCCCCTGTCAGAATTACCGCTTTCGCTAGTTGTAGGATTAAAACCATCTCTAGCACCTTTAAAATAAAGGTTATCCCCAGAAGCATAAATATTTAAGCCACTCATACCAAAACTTTCCAATGTTTTCTGCGGAAAGTTATATCCTAGAACAACATTGTTTAATGCGATATAATCTGTGCTTGTTAAGAACCTGGTTGAAGTAGAACTCACATTAGGTATCACACGATCTGCAATAATTGGTACAGTGGTAATATCTCCCGGTTGCTGCCATCTATTCCTTACATCTTTATGTCTATTTGTAGCTACGATACCACCATTGTTATCGTGAATCAATTCAGAATACTGAGCATCATAAGCCCATCCTCCTAAGGAGTAAGTAAACTGTGTAGAGAGATTAAAATTGTAGAAATTAGCATTTAAACGGAACCCTCCTGCTATGTCGGGAATACCATTTTTATCTACAAATTTCTGAGTAGCATCCGCATATGTTTTAGTTGTTTGACTATTTATGTTCGCATTTTCATTCTCTGCTAAGTAAGGGGTTAAAGAACCAATAGCCACATCACCTTCATCAAAAGAACCATTCCCATTTACATCATCATAATACTGATTCCAAATGGGGTATCCGTCTTGAGGATCTACTCCTGCAGATTCTCTAATATAAAAATCATATATACTTCTTCCCTCTGAATAACCATAACGACCTACAATATTGAGATTAGATGGAGCCCCCGTTTCAGGATCAATTGGCATCGTGCGAATCTTATTATTATATATAGCTCCATTTAAAGAAAGATCAATTGCTACATCAGCTGTTTTAAGTATATGCCCGCTAAGATTAACTTCTAAACCACTGTTTCTAAGAACCCCATCATTAACAACAATAGTTGCAACCCCAGAAGAAGGAGATATCCTTCTATCAAAAATTAGATTATCAGTATCCTTTATAAAATAGTCAACACTAGCATCTAAAAATCCACCTAAATCGAATTCAACACCCACCTGGTACTGCTGTGCAGTCTCCCAGGTCAAATCTGGATTAGCGAAAACTTCGGGTGCGATTGCAAATGCATCATTGACATTTGTAACGCCAAAGGTGTTAAGCCCGGTATAGTAATCCACTCCACTTTCATCACCCGTTACACCATAAGAGGCCTTAAGCTTTAAAAACTGAACCAGATTACTGTCTGACAAAAAGCTTTCGTTTGAAATTACCCAAGCAGCACCCACAGAGCCAAAAGTATCCCACTTATTGTTGGCAAATCGAGATGAACCATCACGACGTATAGTTCCTGTCAAATAATAGGTGTCATTAAAATCATAATTCAATTGTCCAAAATATGACTCTAAAGTACGGCCTTGCGAGAAACCAGTTGGCTGTTGTAGATTGATGATATAGTTATCCAATTCCAATCCCTGAGGAATAATTGCCTTTCCTTTGAAGTCTGTACTTACAGTTTCTTCTAAATCGTTGCTTTCGTGGGCAGCCAGAAGCTCAAAAGAATGAGACCCAAAGGATTTATTATAACGCAACAATTGCAAAAAGTTTGATGTTAAGGTTTCCCTTTGCTGAATAAACAAATCACCGCTATTTGCCGTAGCAACTCCGTAGAATTGATTACCCATAGACTTAAATACGTTATTGGAATATTGAAGACCAAAAGTAGTCTCGAAATTTAAACCTTCCAATAAATCAACTTTTGCATTGAAACTACCTATGATTTCATTTCTGTCCGTTCCATTAAAATCATAAAGAGAAGAAGCTACAGGATTTAGGTTGTTTGAATTTGCTCTATCCCTAAAACCTGAATTAGAACCATAATCATATTGAAACCCTCCAAAAATAGGATCAAGAACAAGCTGATAATTGTCATCTCTGAGAAAGACTGGATAAAATGGATTCATTTTATCTGCGAATTCAAATAAGTTTTCCGCCCCATCAGTTTGCCCATTATTTACAGTTTCAGAGTAAGTATAACCCAGATTTGCACCTACATTCAACCATTCTTTTACATTTGAGTTCAAATTAATTCTCGTGTTATATCTCTTGTAACCCGTGTTTATTGCGTAACCATCGTCGTCAAGAAAACCGCCAGAAATAAAATAAGTAGATTTCTCGTTACCCCCACCCATTCTTAAAGTTGCCTCTTTTCTAAAAGATGGACTAAATGATGCATCTTCATAAAGTTCTGGAGTATATCTCCTGGTCACACCAGGCCTAACCATACCAGTAGCTGGATCTATTAATTCAGCTCCATTTGCGACATTCCACATGTTATATCCAGGGGCAAGATAGCTAGTAAACAAGGCATCATTAACAGTATTTATAGCATCTTGCCTAGAGACATTTCCACTACCTAGAAGTAATTGTCTATTTACCTTTGCTTCCCAAACTAGACCTATAGATTCCTCAGGAGATGTTAGAACATCATATCTGGGTAAAATTTGCGTGTTCACCCCAGTTTTCAGATCTACCTCTATATAGCTTTCTGATGCAGAACCAGATTTTGTTGTAATAAGTACAACACCATTAGCGCCTCGAGAACCATAAATCGCTGTTGCGGAAGCATCCTTTAGTATTGTCGTTGATTTTATATCTGCTGGATTAATAGAATTTAAGCTACCCGTGTTTATAGGTTCTCCGTCGGCATCAAATGAAGATGTTGTCAATGGAACTCCATCAACTACATAGAGCGGGGATCTATTTCCATTAACCGAACCGAAACCTCTAATACGTACGGTAGATGTAGTTCCTGGCTGACCAGAAGTATTTATAACCTGAACCCCGGGAGCTTCTCCCGCAAGTGACTGTGTCAAGTTTGAATAGTTTTTCAATTCAATATCTTCCGAATTTATAGTTGTAGCTGTTCCGGTAAAAGCCTGACGTGTTGTCGTACCATAACCTACAACTACGACCTCATCGAGAGCCTCACCAGCTTCCATACTTAAAGTTATTGTATTTGAGGAGCCTACTTTAACTTCTTGCCTTTTAAAACCAATGTATGAAAATACTAAAAGCTCTCCTTCAGATGTCTCAATAGAATATTCTCCATCAAAATTAGTTTGAGTTCCTGTGTTTGAACCTTCCACAATAATATTAACTCCAGGAAGTGGTAACCCGTCAGGATCAGTCACCGTACCAGTAACCGTTTTTTGTTGTGCAAAGGCAAACTGTGTCAATAGGAAGAAACCCATGACAAAATACCATGTAAATTTTGTTTTCATAAGAAATTATTTGAATTAGCCAGTCACAAACATGACCTTTTTTTTTATATAAAACAAAAATTAAAGTTAAATAGCTCGATTTTTAACATAATTACTATCCTTATTTTTAAGAAAAAAATGCTGATAAACGAAAAATTTGATAAAATAATTTGCCAATATGATAATAAAACAACTCAACTAAATCGATTTTTGTATTATTGGCAAATACCTTTAAAATACAATATTTTAATTATAATTTAACCTTTTTTAGCAGTGAATTTAGTATGTATTTTTAAATTCTTAATATGATTTTAAAACATCAAAACAACCTTATTGAATGTGGTACTGATGAAGCGGGTCGTGGTTGCTTAGCAGGCCCGGTGACCGCTGCCGCAGTTATCATGCCTCCTAAATTTAAAACAGGGTTAATTAATGATTCCAAACTTCTCTCTTCAAAGACAAGAAGTGCACTCCGGGAGATTATTATAAATGAAGCGCTCGCCTTTGGCATAACCCATATTTTCCCTAAAGAAATTGACGAAATCAATATTTTAAACGCATCATTCAAGGCTATGCACCTGGCCATTGACCAGTTGAGCCTGCGACCTGAGCACATACTTGTAGATGGAAATCGCTTTAATAAATACAAAAACTGCTCTCATGACTGCATGGTCAAAGGGGATAGTCGTTTTCTGAATATTGCCGCGGCATCTATCCTGGCGAAGACCGAACGCGACCTGTACATGGAAGCGCTCGCCCTGAAATTTCCTGTCTACAGCTGGCAACAGAACAAAGGTTATCCTACAAAAGCCCATCGTCAAGCGATCAGGGAATTTGGCATAACCAGCCATCATCGCAAATCCTTCAGGTTATTGCCTGAACAGTACACATTTCAATTAAACCATACAGAAACCTAACCTACTAACGGTTTGGCATAATAGGATTCTATTTTAAAAAAAAGCCACCTTATACAAGTGGCTTTAATCATGCTAATAACTGACTTGTATTACATCAAGAACAAAGCGGCTATAGCTCCTGCATCATCACTCGTAAGTGGTTCATCATAAGCCTCTGTAGAGGACTCAAACGTGAATGGAGTGCCATCACCTAATGTGGTTACATCAACACCGCCCTGCATCGTATTATCTTCATGAATATAAACTGCCTGCGCAACAGGTGGTAAGCCCATACCACGGTCATCACCCGTGATCCAACCTTTTAATCCTCTCAACCTTCGTATTTCTGAAGCATGTCTTGCTTCAACTGAATGGATCTGGAGCGCAACGGTAAGCAATGCGGGATCGTTCATCAAATTAGTTGCCTGACCTTTATACGCTCGCACTCCCGTATCTTCAAAAGCCTGCGCCAAAGCCAAAAGTTGTTGATAAGCAATAGCAGAATTGGTCCCATCTTTACCAAAAGGATCAAAATTTCCACCAGCGGTAAAATCAAATTCTGGAGCTTCAAAGGCATTATCCTCCAGAGCACCTTTTAAAAGGCTTACATGGGCATTTTCATGTTTTGAAATTTGCATATACACAGCCTCCGCTTTTGGATAATTTGCTAATACACCAGACTCTAAAGCTCTGGTATAAAATTCGGCTTCAAGATATTCAAGAACAAGTGCCAACTGTAATGACGAATTGGGATAAGTCTGTACGGTAGCGGCTTTAGCTTTACTGGAACTGGCGGCAAGGCCAAAGGGAATTGCTGCAATTGCGGCTTTCTTTCCAAGAGAACCCATTGATCCAAACATTTGCCTACGGGAAGAGGGCG
It contains:
- a CDS encoding RagB/SusD family nutrient uptake outer membrane protein produces the protein MKKYIRNIIGVACLASLIGCEDDFLDEQPTGSIINSEQLADAIELNPELGEGTLTGIYATMFTTGTGGTTSQTDFGQKGFDIYGDMLASDMALTTSSYGWYRSSITEYQSPVDFTRNENYQVWRYYYRIINQANLIIDSFGGNDAVPESEDNKYTLGQAFAMRAHSYFYLSQYMINDVEASFNSETLPIYTEPGFVGNPKSTTAEVYALMEDDLNKAIEFLDGYARPSKTQVDKAIAQTILGYVLASRRDRWQDVVTVTENALANTTASPMDTTSTVNGIKGGFNDVNATGWMWGVDLNNDIGLSLVSWWGQIDAYSYGYAAIGDNKAMDVNLYNSMSEDDVRREQFLDDSESPRYLQPLFKFYDSDRVIFGSSQIVKADYIYMRYEEIVLLNIEALAQSGQEGAAKSALKDFVSTRVDDPSFVDALSGQNLIDEIYKQTRLEFWGEGKTYLALKRNRGTVERGANHLSLVGESISFDDERMTFEIPQQEIQDNNNITSQN
- a CDS encoding SusC/RagA family TonB-linked outer membrane protein, which codes for MKTKFTWYFVMGFFLLTQFAFAQQKTVTGTVTDPDGLPLPGVNIIVEGSNTGTQTNFDGEYSIETSEGELLVFSYIGFKRQEVKVGSSNTITLSMEAGEALDEVVVVGYGTTTRQAFTGTATTINSEDIELKNYSNLTQSLAGEAPGVQVINTSGQPGTTSTVRIRGFGSVNGNRSPLYVVDGVPLTTSSFDADGEPINTGSLNSINPADIKSTTILKDASATAIYGSRGANGVVLITTKSGSASESYIEVDLKTGVNTQILPRYDVLTSPEESIGLVWEAKVNRQLLLGSGNVSRQDAINTVNDALFTSYLAPGYNMWNVANGAELIDPATGMVRPGVTRRYTPELYEDASFSPSFRKEATLRMGGGNEKSTYFISGGFLDDDGYAINTGYKRYNTRINLNSNVKEWLNVGANLGYTYSETVNNGQTDGAENLFEFADKMNPFYPVFLRDDNYQLVLDPIFGGFQYDYGSNSGFRDRANSNNLNPVASSLYDFNGTDRNEIIGSFNAKVDLLEGLNFETTFGLQYSNNVFKSMGNQFYGVATANSGDLFIQQRETLTSNFLQLLRYNKSFGSHSFELLAAHESNDLEETVSTDFKGKAIIPQGLELDNYIINLQQPTGFSQGRTLESYFGQLNYDFNDTYYLTGTIRRDGSSRFANNKWDTFGSVGAAWVISNESFLSDSNLVQFLKLKASYGVTGDESGVDYYTGLNTFGVTNVNDAFAIAPEVFANPDLTWETAQQYQVGVEFDLGGFLDASVDYFIKDTDNLIFDRRISPSSGVATIVVNDGVLRNSGLEVNLSGHILKTADVAIDLSLNGAIYNNKIRTMPIDPETGAPSNLNIVGRYGYSEGRSIYDFYIRESAGVDPQDGYPIWNQYYDDVNGNGSFDEGDVAIGSLTPYLAENENANINSQTTKTYADATQKFVDKNGIPDIAGGFRLNANFYNFNLSTQFTYSLGGWAYDAQYSELIHDNNGGIVATNRHKDVRNRWQQPGDITTVPIIADRVIPNVSSTSTRFLTSTDYIALNNVVLGYNFPQKTLESFGMSGLNIYASGDNLYFKGARDGFNPTTSESGNSDRGLYAPLTTFTVGIRAKF
- a CDS encoding ribonuclease HII — encoded protein: MILKHQNNLIECGTDEAGRGCLAGPVTAAAVIMPPKFKTGLINDSKLLSSKTRSALREIIINEALAFGITHIFPKEIDEINILNASFKAMHLAIDQLSLRPEHILVDGNRFNKYKNCSHDCMVKGDSRFLNIAAASILAKTERDLYMEALALKFPVYSWQQNKGYPTKAHRQAIREFGITSHHRKSFRLLPEQYTFQLNHTET
- a CDS encoding ferritin-like domain-containing protein — translated: MSILKLLEDFTTEKLTVAPSSRRQMFGSMGSLGKKAAIAAIPFGLAASSSKAKAATVQTYPNSSLQLALVLEYLEAEFYTRALESGVLANYPKAEAVYMQISKHENAHVSLLKGALEDNAFEAPEFDFTAGGNFDPFGKDGTNSAIAYQQLLALAQAFEDTGVRAYKGQATNLMNDPALLTVALQIHSVEARHASEIRRLRGLKGWITGDDRGMGLPPVAQAVYIHEDNTMQGGVDVTTLGDGTPFTFESSTEAYDEPLTSDDAGAIAALFLM